Proteins co-encoded in one Meiothermus sp. genomic window:
- the ligA gene encoding NAD-dependent DNA ligase LigA, which produces MSTPKQRIAELRELIRYHNYRYYVLDKPEISDAEYDRLMRELKELEEAHPELVTPDSPTQTVGSAILETPFTPVPHPTRMYSLGNAFSKTDIADFEASINRFLGREESHEYVLEYKIDGLSVNLIYEDGVFRQGLTRGDGQTGEDVTPNLLAIPDIPRRLPKPLDLEVRGEIYLPIQTFLELNAQLEEEGEPPFKNPRNAAAGSLRQKDPRISASRGLRGLFYGLGKPENLGVKTQLELLQKLGQLGFSVEPHYRVVQGVEGIEQGYQAMLAERRTLPFEADGVTVKLNNLSLWNELGYTAKTPRFAIAYKFPAEEKTTRVLQVIFQVGRTGRITPVAELEPVSLDGSTVSRVTLHNESYVQELGLRIGDTVLVHKSGGVIPEVLRVVTEAPRGDAPVEWPSHCPECGTALELSGKIHLCPNPLCPAKAFESIRHFASRRAMDIQGLGEKLIEQLLEAGLVRDAADLYNLKKEDIARLERMGDKSAQNLIEQIEASKSRGLERLLFALGIPQVGEATARALAKRFGHLDNILKATVEDLDAVPDIAETTAQAIHQALARPQMRRFIERLRAAGVVFEAREKQQSHALEGLTFVLTGELSLPREEVARRLEAHGGKISGSVSKKTSYVVAGPGAGSKLTKAKELGVPILDEVGLKALLEQKVGTGVL; this is translated from the coding sequence ATGTCTACACCCAAGCAGCGAATCGCGGAATTGCGGGAGCTGATTCGTTACCACAATTACCGTTACTACGTGCTGGACAAACCCGAGATTTCCGATGCCGAGTACGACCGATTGATGCGCGAGCTAAAAGAGCTGGAGGAGGCCCATCCCGAACTCGTTACCCCCGATTCGCCCACACAAACCGTGGGAAGCGCCATCCTCGAGACCCCCTTCACCCCTGTACCCCACCCCACCCGCATGTACTCGCTGGGGAATGCCTTTTCCAAAACCGATATCGCCGACTTCGAGGCCAGCATCAACCGCTTCCTAGGCCGTGAAGAGTCGCATGAATATGTGCTCGAGTACAAGATTGATGGGCTGTCAGTCAACCTCATCTACGAAGATGGGGTGTTTCGCCAGGGGCTCACCCGTGGTGACGGACAGACTGGCGAGGACGTAACACCAAATCTGCTGGCGATTCCCGACATCCCCAGGCGGCTACCGAAACCCCTCGACCTCGAGGTGCGGGGGGAGATTTACCTACCCATCCAGACTTTTTTAGAGTTGAACGCGCAGCTCGAGGAGGAAGGAGAGCCACCCTTCAAAAACCCACGCAATGCCGCAGCGGGCAGCCTGCGACAAAAAGACCCCAGAATCAGTGCCAGCCGGGGGTTGCGGGGTTTGTTTTACGGTCTGGGAAAACCGGAAAACCTGGGGGTAAAAACCCAGCTGGAGTTACTACAAAAGCTGGGCCAGCTTGGTTTCTCAGTAGAGCCGCATTACCGGGTTGTGCAGGGGGTGGAAGGCATCGAGCAAGGTTATCAGGCCATGCTGGCAGAGCGCAGAACCCTGCCATTTGAAGCCGATGGTGTGACGGTCAAACTTAATAATCTGTCCCTATGGAACGAACTAGGCTACACCGCAAAAACCCCTCGCTTTGCCATTGCCTACAAGTTCCCCGCCGAAGAGAAGACGACACGTGTGCTGCAGGTGATCTTTCAGGTAGGGCGCACCGGCCGGATCACGCCGGTGGCCGAGCTCGAGCCGGTCTCCCTGGACGGATCTACCGTGAGCAGGGTCACCCTGCACAACGAAAGTTACGTGCAGGAGTTGGGCCTGCGCATCGGGGATACCGTGCTGGTGCACAAGTCGGGCGGGGTGATTCCCGAGGTGTTGCGGGTGGTCACCGAGGCCCCCAGGGGTGATGCACCTGTAGAGTGGCCCAGCCACTGCCCCGAGTGTGGTACAGCCCTCGAGCTATCGGGCAAAATTCACCTCTGCCCCAACCCCCTATGCCCGGCTAAAGCCTTTGAGTCCATCCGGCATTTTGCCAGCCGTAGGGCCATGGATATCCAGGGCCTGGGCGAGAAGCTGATTGAGCAACTCCTGGAAGCCGGTCTGGTGCGGGATGCTGCCGACCTGTACAACCTAAAAAAGGAGGACATCGCCAGACTCGAGCGCATGGGGGACAAAAGTGCCCAAAACCTTATCGAGCAGATAGAGGCCAGCAAAAGCCGGGGCTTGGAGCGATTGCTCTTTGCCTTGGGCATTCCACAGGTGGGCGAGGCCACAGCCCGTGCCCTGGCCAAGCGTTTTGGGCACCTCGACAATATCCTCAAGGCCACAGTAGAAGACCTGGATGCTGTGCCGGACATTGCCGAGACCACCGCCCAGGCCATCCACCAGGCCCTAGCCAGGCCACAGATGCGCCGCTTCATCGAGCGCCTGCGGGCCGCGGGTGTAGTGTTCGAGGCCAGGGAAAAGCAGCAAAGCCACGCCCTCGAGGGCCTCACTTTCGTGCTAACCGGCGAGCTGTCCTTACCCAGAGAAGAAGTGGCGCGGCGGCTCGAGGCCCACGGGGGCAAAATTTCGGGCTCTGTAAGCAAGAAAACCAGCTACGTGGTGGCCGGGCCGGGTGCAGGCTCCAAGCTAACGAAAGCCAAGGAGCTAGGCGTCCCCATTCTGGACGAGGTCGGGCTTAAGGCGTTACTGGAACAAAAGGTGGGAACAGGCGTGCTTTAG
- the hpaR gene encoding homoprotocatechuate degradation operon regulator HpaR — MSLPAPKDPSNRLLRDLTHSLPMALLRTREAVVQRFRTVLSRHGLTEQQWRILRALDGHEGLEISLLAEQCRILLPSMTGILRRMEQRGLVRRYANQADGRSIRVRLTETAQALVEEIKPEVVGVYAEIERILGKGKLEQLYALLEELEAGLLEGKDTT, encoded by the coding sequence ATGTCGCTTCCCGCACCCAAAGACCCCTCCAATCGGCTGCTGCGCGACCTTACCCACTCGCTGCCTATGGCCCTGTTACGCACCCGCGAGGCGGTGGTGCAGCGGTTCCGCACCGTACTCAGCCGGCATGGCCTCACCGAGCAACAGTGGCGTATTTTGCGGGCGCTGGATGGGCACGAAGGGCTGGAGATATCCCTGCTGGCCGAGCAGTGCCGGATTCTTTTGCCCAGCATGACCGGCATCTTGCGGCGCATGGAACAGCGGGGCCTGGTGCGCCGCTATGCCAACCAGGCCGATGGCCGCAGCATTCGGGTGCGCCTGACCGAGACCGCGCAGGCCCTGGTGGAAGAGATCAAGCCCGAGGTGGTGGGGGTTTACGCCGAGATTGAGCGCATTCTGGGTAAGGGCAAGCTGGAACAGCTCTACGCCCTGCTCGAGGAGCTGGAAGCTGGATTGCTCGAGGGCAAAGACACAACATAG